A genomic segment from Pistricoccus aurantiacus encodes:
- a CDS encoding curli assembly protein CsgF — protein MRNTTRTIGVLFSSVFFSSAFCGLASAGDLVYQPINPSFGGDPFYSAHLLQTAEIQNKHVDDGSEFDSLFEEPTLADQFAESLSGTVISGAATQLNRAIFTDGAPPSGSFALDGAMVSYKTINGRVKITIADGINTNVLDIPIPTKN, from the coding sequence ATGCGTAACACGACTCGAACGATCGGTGTGCTGTTCTCCAGCGTTTTTTTCTCGAGTGCCTTCTGTGGCCTCGCGAGCGCCGGCGACCTGGTGTATCAACCCATCAACCCTTCTTTTGGGGGTGATCCTTTTTATAGCGCGCACCTGCTGCAGACGGCGGAGATTCAGAACAAGCATGTGGACGACGGCTCGGAATTCGATTCCCTGTTCGAGGAGCCCACGCTAGCGGATCAGTTTGCAGAAAGCCTTAGTGGCACGGTGATCAGCGGTGCTGCGACCCAGCTTAATAGAGCTATCTTCACGGATGGAGCGCCCCCCTCGGGGAGTTTCGCCCTCGATGGCGCCATGGTGTCCTACAAGACCATCAACGGTCGCGTCAAGATCACCATCGCCGACGGTATCAATACCAACGTGCTCGATATCCCCATTCCAACGAAAAACTGA
- a CDS encoding nucleoside deaminase, giving the protein MLTETDMQHLRRCVELAKEAFEAGDEPFGSVLADGDGKALFEDRNRIASGDATRHPEFSLARWAAEHMTPESRAKTTVYTSGEHCPMCAAAHGWVGLGRIVYVSSSEQLTLWLGELGAAPPPVRPLPIQTIAPDIPVEGPIAGLDEEIKHLHQQLHAGR; this is encoded by the coding sequence ATGCTGACAGAGACGGATATGCAGCACCTGCGCCGCTGTGTGGAGCTGGCCAAGGAAGCGTTCGAGGCGGGCGATGAGCCCTTCGGCAGCGTGCTTGCGGATGGGGATGGCAAGGCACTTTTCGAGGATCGCAACCGCATCGCCAGCGGAGACGCCACCCGCCATCCGGAATTTTCGCTGGCCCGCTGGGCCGCGGAACACATGACGCCGGAATCGCGCGCCAAGACAACGGTCTATACTTCCGGCGAGCACTGCCCCATGTGCGCCGCCGCCCACGGCTGGGTAGGGCTTGGACGCATCGTCTACGTCAGCTCTTCCGAACAGTTGACGCTCTGGCTTGGCGAATTGGGCGCCGCGCCACCGCCGGTACGCCCGCTACCTATCCAGACCATCGCCCCGGATATTCCCGTGGAAGGGCCGATCGCCGGTTTGGATGAAGAGATCAAACACCTTCACCAGCAGTTGCACGCTGGCCGATAA
- the csgH gene encoding curli-like amyloid fiber formation chaperone CsgH, which translates to MLINRKLKSWTAGLVIWLVAISAATAQDTFTQLGCQVIVKREGDYVIASGLIQASKPTRADYQLRALKIDATNSGTLEQSGSHNLQPGEPQETSRMTIKMAPTGWVEFHLQVSERLTGATCEADEIVSPM; encoded by the coding sequence ATGCTAATAAACCGCAAGCTTAAAAGCTGGACTGCTGGTTTGGTGATATGGCTTGTCGCCATTTCCGCGGCAACGGCGCAAGACACCTTTACTCAGCTTGGCTGTCAAGTCATCGTCAAGCGTGAAGGCGATTATGTGATCGCCTCAGGCTTGATCCAAGCGTCCAAGCCCACCCGGGCGGACTATCAGTTACGCGCCTTGAAAATTGATGCCACGAATTCCGGCACCCTGGAGCAGTCCGGTTCGCACAATCTGCAGCCGGGCGAACCCCAGGAAACATCACGCATGACGATCAAGATGGCACCGACGGGTTGGGTCGAGTTTCACCTGCAGGTGTCTGAGCGCTTGACCGGAGCCACTTGTGAAGCTGACGAGATTGTCAGCCCTATGTAA
- a CDS encoding IS3 family transposase has translation MITVLEERPAQLPLAMASRALGINRSTVYAWRKRRHEPSTGASTSRRHCPQPRALSAEERAQMLEIAHSEPYRDQPVYEIYHDLLQQGIYLGSLSTWYRQLREAKESGDRRPQRAPQHHAVPRITARAANEAWTWDISKLPTRRRGVYLNLYVVLDLYSRFIVAWMVSHKENAALAQQLFQEAVDRYGIPHGALTLHQDRGSPMIARSYLDLMGELGVTCSHSRPRVSNDNPFSESQFKTSKYQPDYPGRFESIVHARQWYSAYVDWYNLQHHHSGLAGFTPEQVFTGRYREIAKVRQRALDDSFEAHPERFLRGRPKVVMPPASVSINPVQPDDDDPAPYSVVNFPTLSAAGNTETKSTLIFNDLSESG, from the coding sequence ATGATCACGGTGCTCGAAGAGCGCCCGGCGCAGCTTCCATTGGCCATGGCCAGTCGAGCCTTGGGCATCAACCGCAGCACGGTGTACGCCTGGCGAAAACGCCGCCATGAGCCTTCTACTGGGGCCTCCACCTCGCGCCGGCACTGTCCGCAGCCCAGAGCCCTGTCGGCCGAGGAGCGAGCGCAAATGCTGGAGATCGCGCATAGCGAGCCCTACCGGGATCAGCCGGTGTATGAGATCTACCACGACCTGCTGCAGCAAGGGATCTATCTCGGCTCGCTCAGCACCTGGTACCGGCAGCTGCGTGAGGCCAAGGAGAGCGGTGACCGCCGTCCTCAGCGTGCGCCCCAACACCATGCGGTGCCACGCATCACGGCAAGGGCCGCCAATGAGGCGTGGACGTGGGACATCAGCAAATTGCCCACGCGGCGACGCGGCGTCTACCTCAATCTCTACGTGGTGCTGGACCTTTACAGCCGCTTCATCGTGGCCTGGATGGTCTCTCACAAGGAGAATGCCGCCTTGGCTCAGCAGCTCTTCCAGGAGGCCGTAGATCGCTACGGAATCCCGCATGGAGCGCTGACGCTCCACCAGGATCGAGGCTCGCCGATGATCGCCCGGAGCTACCTGGACCTCATGGGAGAGCTGGGGGTGACGTGCAGCCATAGCCGCCCGAGGGTGAGTAATGACAACCCGTTCAGCGAAAGCCAGTTCAAGACCAGCAAGTACCAGCCCGACTATCCCGGGCGCTTCGAGAGCATCGTCCATGCCCGGCAGTGGTATAGCGCCTACGTCGACTGGTACAACCTGCAGCACCATCACAGCGGGCTGGCTGGCTTCACGCCGGAGCAGGTCTTCACCGGCCGATATCGCGAGATAGCGAAGGTCCGCCAGCGAGCGCTCGATGACAGCTTCGAGGCGCACCCCGAGCGGTTCCTACGCGGACGCCCCAAGGTGGTGATGCCTCCGGCCAGTGTCTCGATCAATCCGGTACAGCCCGATGACGACGACCCAGCGCCCTACAGTGTGGTGAACTTCCCGACGCTATCGGCGGCGGGCAACACCGAGACGAAATCGACACTAATTTTTAACGATCTGTCCGAATCAGGTTGA
- a CDS encoding IS3 family transposase has protein sequence MVGWIWKRAAISEVVWSPLRAARATLDLNEALYCWRFLLMILLLREMMNQSLGTCPNFGVQFIRKHIKDYIEGFYNSQRLHSGLGYRTPIEFEGIS, from the coding sequence ATGGTCGGATGGATCTGGAAACGGGCGGCGATCTCGGAAGTGGTCTGGTCACCCTTGAGAGCGGCCAGGGCAACCTTGGACTTGAATGAAGCGCTGTACTGTTGGCGTTTCTTGCTCATGATTCTCCTCCTGAGGGAGATGATGAATCAGAGCTTAGGCACCTGTCCAAATTTCGGGGTCCAGTTCATACGGAAACACATAAAAGACTATATTGAGGGCTTTTATAACAGCCAGCGGCTGCACAGTGGCTTGGGTTACCGGACTCCGATAGAGTTCGAAGGGATTAGCTGA
- a CDS encoding NADPH-dependent FMN reductase, protein MKVLAISGSLRKGSYNTRLLEAAEEVIGDRADIESFDIGNLPHYHGDRDGETKPQAVQELLDAIASADGLLIATPEYNYSLPGVLKNAIDWASRPAYKSVLKGKPTAILSASISATGGVRAQVHLRDILAGTLTPVLHAPDFLVPTAQDKFDETGKLTDEATQKLLQRRMNDFLEWIAKSKS, encoded by the coding sequence ATGAAAGTATTGGCTATCAGCGGCAGTCTCAGGAAAGGCTCCTACAACACCCGCCTGCTCGAGGCGGCGGAGGAAGTGATTGGCGACCGAGCCGACATCGAAAGCTTCGATATCGGCAACCTGCCCCACTACCACGGCGATCGGGACGGCGAGACAAAGCCGCAGGCGGTGCAGGAACTGCTGGACGCCATTGCAAGTGCGGACGGCCTGCTGATCGCCACCCCGGAATACAACTACAGCCTGCCCGGCGTGCTCAAGAACGCCATCGACTGGGCCTCCCGCCCCGCCTATAAATCGGTGCTGAAAGGCAAACCGACCGCCATTCTCAGCGCCTCCATAAGCGCCACCGGCGGCGTCCGAGCGCAGGTGCACCTACGCGATATCCTCGCCGGCACCTTGACCCCGGTACTACACGCCCCGGACTTCCTGGTGCCTACCGCTCAGGATAAATTCGACGAAACCGGCAAGCTCACCGACGAAGCGACGCAAAAGCTGTTGCAGCGACGTATGAATGATTTTCTAGAGTGGATCGCAAAAAGTAAGAGCTGA
- a CDS encoding addiction module protein, whose protein sequence is MDLQRIEDEALHLPKEERAQLIQRLVLSLESPSAEELRSDWLLEARRRAEELDNGSIQSVPGDDVMRKARALIG, encoded by the coding sequence ATGGATCTCCAGCGAATCGAGGATGAGGCCCTCCATCTCCCTAAAGAAGAGCGGGCACAATTGATTCAGCGGCTGGTCTTGAGCCTGGAATCACCTTCGGCAGAGGAGCTTCGATCAGACTGGCTGCTCGAAGCTCGGCGCAGAGCCGAAGAGCTCGATAATGGCTCGATTCAGTCGGTGCCAGGTGACGATGTCATGAGGAAGGCACGAGCACTGATCGGATGA
- a CDS encoding transposase, producing MPKPPTALPDHQVTPNPKLEKRTRRQFSTEYKLRILAEADACRHGELGELLRREKLYSSQLTTWRKELAENGVEKLHKTAPGPNPSKTPEQKRIEALERENAHLQQKLSTAEDCLSLQKKALSMLDRMNNGSEP from the coding sequence ATGCCTAAACCGCCAACCGCGCTGCCCGATCATCAGGTCACGCCGAACCCCAAGCTGGAGAAGCGCACGCGTCGTCAGTTCTCGACCGAGTACAAGCTGCGCATCCTGGCAGAAGCCGATGCCTGTCGGCATGGCGAACTTGGAGAGCTGCTGCGCCGCGAAAAGCTGTACAGCAGCCAGCTGACCACCTGGCGCAAGGAGCTTGCCGAGAACGGCGTGGAGAAGCTCCACAAGACCGCCCCAGGCCCGAACCCGAGCAAGACCCCGGAGCAGAAGCGTATCGAGGCACTGGAGCGTGAGAACGCCCATCTTCAGCAGAAGCTCTCGACCGCCGAAGATTGCCTATCGCTCCAAAAAAAAGCGTTATCGATGCTCGATCGCATGAACAATGGGAGCGAACCATGA
- a CDS encoding CsgG/HfaB family protein, with product MFNTSIRALLLVSLLALGGCATGSINDPFASPAGYIRKTHATSFLQSLPPAERKIDIAIYEFPDLTGQHKPNDSFPEYSRAVTQGADAILVDVLSRVGNGEWFNVVERRGLPNLLRERQIIQSTRQQFNGGRADLLPALTFAGVIIEGGVIGYETNLTTGGAGARYLGIGASTEYRTDLVTVNLRFVSVTTGRIMKSVTTTKKIYSLKLQGSVFKYIASDELLELEAGFTRNDPPQLAIREAIELAVYTIVMEGAQSGLWSFADSVSGQQALETYRERRSKIANAPINQNIES from the coding sequence ATGTTTAATACATCCATAAGAGCTTTGCTGCTCGTGTCCCTTCTTGCTCTCGGCGGGTGCGCGACCGGGTCGATCAACGATCCCTTCGCCTCGCCGGCAGGCTATATCAGAAAGACTCACGCGACGTCTTTCTTGCAAAGTCTGCCGCCGGCGGAGCGCAAGATCGATATCGCCATCTATGAGTTTCCCGATCTCACCGGTCAGCACAAGCCCAACGATAGCTTTCCGGAATACTCCCGGGCGGTGACCCAGGGCGCGGATGCCATCCTGGTGGATGTGCTGAGCCGGGTCGGTAACGGCGAATGGTTCAACGTGGTCGAGCGGCGCGGACTGCCGAACCTGTTGCGGGAGCGTCAGATCATTCAGTCCACGCGGCAGCAGTTTAACGGGGGAAGGGCGGATCTACTGCCGGCGCTGACCTTTGCCGGTGTGATCATCGAAGGCGGGGTTATCGGCTACGAAACGAACCTGACCACCGGGGGCGCCGGGGCGCGCTACCTGGGAATTGGCGCCAGCACCGAATACCGTACCGACCTGGTGACCGTGAACCTGCGCTTTGTCAGCGTCACGACAGGCCGGATCATGAAAAGCGTTACCACCACCAAGAAAATCTACTCGCTGAAATTGCAGGGCTCCGTATTCAAGTACATCGCTTCCGACGAGCTGCTCGAGCTGGAAGCCGGTTTCACCCGCAACGATCCGCCGCAGCTTGCGATTCGCGAAGCCATCGAGCTGGCGGTCTACACCATCGTCATGGAAGGCGCACAAAGCGGCTTGTGGTCCTTCGCCGATTCGGTATCGGGTCAACAGGCACTCGAGACTTACCGCGAGCGGCGCAGCAAGATCGCCAATGCGCCCATCAACCAGAACATCGAAAGTTGA
- a CDS encoding IS30 family transposase: protein MTCYYHHLSAEDRAAIMMMRASHSIRAIASHLGRSPSTVSREFRRHTVTPVKGYDASLAGYRARLARHRQRRLPKLHPDGELFELVVYLLRKYWSPEQISRTLKRMFPDHPDRQVSHESIYNALHVMPRGTLKKELIACLRQGNGKRRPRRQGKDRRQQIPDLVSIHMRPPEVEDRLMPGHWEGDLIMGANNRSAVGTLVERTTRLVILAKLDGTTATAAAIGFSDKLNEVPRSLRLSMTYDQGREMTKHAEITQKTGTAIYFADPHSPWQRGSNENTNGLLRQYLPKGTDLSVYSQEELDVIADSLNTRPRKTLDWRTPLEVYADVLKKSVAGPNTLQ from the coding sequence ATGACTTGCTACTATCACCATCTTTCTGCTGAAGACCGCGCCGCTATCATGATGATGCGAGCCTCTCACTCGATCCGGGCTATCGCCAGTCACTTGGGGCGCTCACCCAGTACGGTGTCACGGGAATTCAGGCGTCATACCGTCACTCCTGTAAAGGGATATGACGCTAGCCTGGCGGGCTATCGCGCTCGGCTGGCACGTCATCGCCAGCGTCGCTTACCCAAGTTGCATCCCGACGGCGAACTGTTTGAACTGGTGGTCTATCTGCTGCGTAAATACTGGTCACCCGAGCAGATAAGCCGCACACTGAAGCGTATGTTTCCTGATCATCCCGACCGCCAGGTCTCCCATGAGTCCATCTACAACGCGCTTCACGTGATGCCGCGAGGCACGCTGAAGAAGGAGCTCATTGCCTGTTTGAGACAGGGCAATGGCAAGCGTCGGCCGAGACGCCAGGGCAAGGATCGACGCCAGCAGATTCCCGATCTGGTCAGTATCCACATGCGCCCGCCCGAGGTTGAAGACCGGCTGATGCCAGGGCATTGGGAGGGCGACCTCATCATGGGCGCCAACAACCGCTCTGCTGTCGGCACGCTGGTCGAGCGCACCACCCGCCTGGTGATCCTGGCGAAGCTGGACGGTACCACGGCTACCGCGGCGGCTATCGGATTCAGTGACAAGCTCAACGAGGTGCCGCGCTCGCTGCGCCTGTCCATGACCTACGATCAGGGCAGAGAAATGACGAAGCATGCCGAGATTACTCAGAAGACTGGCACAGCGATCTACTTTGCGGATCCCCACAGCCCCTGGCAGCGAGGCTCGAATGAAAACACCAATGGTCTGTTGCGGCAGTATTTGCCGAAGGGCACGGACTTGTCGGTCTACAGCCAGGAAGAGCTTGACGTGATCGCCGACTCACTGAATACGCGGCCGAGAAAAACACTGGACTGGAGAACGCCATTGGAGGTTTATGCCGATGTGCTCAAGAAGTCCGTGGCTGGGCCGAACACCCTTCAATAG
- a CDS encoding isocitrate/isopropylmalate family dehydrogenase yields MSSKIKVASPLVILHGDEMAQVAFERILDTFVTSRLDLDMVEIDLSAEHRVSTNGQAVMDAIEALNTYKVGIKNAGMTVNRAQLEELLAKHPEIDGDTLHPLATKSPNGAIRKGIGGNITREDIQFRNLQFDKPHWIGRDIEVDTMEHGGIKDSFNELSKGTGVVKLMFVGASGDPVELHRREVNKGDPWLLATNDLDDVKAWAHRFFQRAIDEKRDIYLGLKDTVIAGYDGVMRAAIEAIYQQDYKQQVEALGLDYHYELIDAQAARIVANPPERALWGVPDNTTGRKLYKLVEQLKQHGIPEREAQVSISRMSAGGGDQYGSYNAPAREDGILKVIVDGEEKHARRVKQGDPILLMSNDRQAIKDWVLQVFRDASRKQKEVYFGLKREYMDYDDVFSTIITDVRYELAQADTAPPSFMIMRPSSQLIKMITDPPRNALYPAQNLDGDIFSDISAALGGSLATASSIIESKSGTMLFEAPHGTAHDLYLKYQESDGQDAHFNSSALLFAVANALETLGEREGNQALIDYAKSLKKALIDTVADGIITGDLKGKTADPGAETLVDMQGFLDAVAERLPA; encoded by the coding sequence ATGAGCAGCAAGATCAAGGTAGCCTCCCCTCTGGTAATTCTGCACGGCGACGAGATGGCCCAGGTCGCCTTCGAGCGAATCCTCGATACCTTCGTCACCTCCCGCCTGGATCTGGATATGGTGGAGATCGACCTCTCCGCGGAGCATCGCGTGAGCACCAATGGCCAGGCGGTGATGGATGCCATCGAGGCGCTCAATACGTATAAGGTGGGCATCAAGAATGCCGGCATGACCGTCAATCGTGCCCAGCTCGAGGAACTGCTGGCCAAGCACCCGGAAATCGATGGTGATACGCTGCATCCGCTGGCTACCAAGTCTCCCAACGGCGCCATTCGCAAGGGCATCGGCGGCAATATCACCCGGGAAGATATCCAGTTTCGCAACCTGCAGTTCGACAAGCCGCATTGGATCGGTCGCGATATCGAGGTCGATACCATGGAACACGGCGGTATCAAGGACAGCTTCAACGAGCTTTCCAAGGGCACCGGCGTGGTCAAGCTGATGTTCGTCGGCGCCAGCGGCGACCCGGTGGAACTGCACCGCCGCGAGGTCAACAAGGGCGATCCCTGGCTGCTGGCCACCAACGACCTGGACGACGTCAAGGCCTGGGCGCACCGCTTCTTCCAGCGGGCCATCGATGAGAAACGCGATATCTATCTGGGACTCAAGGATACCGTCATCGCCGGCTATGACGGCGTGATGCGCGCCGCCATCGAGGCGATCTATCAGCAGGATTACAAGCAGCAGGTCGAGGCGCTGGGGCTCGACTATCACTACGAGCTGATCGATGCCCAGGCGGCGCGTATCGTCGCCAATCCTCCGGAGCGAGCGCTTTGGGGCGTGCCGGACAACACCACCGGGCGCAAGCTCTACAAGCTGGTGGAACAGCTCAAGCAGCACGGCATCCCCGAACGCGAGGCACAGGTCTCGATTTCCCGCATGAGTGCCGGCGGTGGTGATCAGTACGGCAGCTATAACGCCCCCGCCAGGGAAGACGGCATTCTCAAGGTGATCGTCGATGGCGAGGAGAAGCACGCTCGGCGCGTCAAGCAGGGCGACCCCATCCTGCTGATGTCCAACGATCGTCAGGCGATCAAGGACTGGGTGCTGCAGGTATTCCGCGACGCCTCCCGCAAGCAGAAGGAGGTCTACTTCGGTCTCAAGCGCGAATACATGGACTACGACGATGTGTTCAGCACCATCATCACCGACGTGCGCTACGAGCTGGCCCAGGCGGATACTGCGCCACCCTCCTTCATGATCATGCGGCCCTCCAGCCAGTTGATCAAGATGATCACCGATCCGCCGCGCAATGCCCTCTACCCGGCCCAGAACCTGGACGGCGACATCTTCTCGGATATTTCCGCCGCTCTCGGCGGCAGCCTGGCCACCGCAAGCTCGATCATCGAAAGCAAGAGTGGCACCATGCTCTTCGAGGCGCCCCACGGCACCGCCCACGACCTGTACCTCAAGTACCAGGAAAGCGACGGGCAAGACGCCCATTTCAACTCCTCGGCACTGCTGTTCGCCGTAGCCAACGCCCTGGAAACCCTGGGCGAACGCGAAGGCAATCAGGCACTGATCGACTATGCTAAATCTCTCAAGAAAGCACTGATCGATACCGTCGCGGATGGCATCATCACCGGCGATCTCAAAGGCAAGACCGCCGACCCGGGCGCGGAAACCTTGGTGGATATGCAAGGCTTTCTCGACGCGGTGGCGGAACGTCTGCCAGCCTGA
- a CDS encoding AIPR family protein, giving the protein MHRITKTHLESFVNSHGFEQLDESKQFELFVNYSVLAGRLVNTYELDDVTSSETDDGIDGVAIIIDEELVISSEDAEACFSSGRKNHDVEVVFIQAKTSEGYDLGDFLKFKEAILRFTASDNYKSNDTVQNNAREIFDVILSNVPKIRGGKPNLTARFVTTGIYRKPEALENAKNDFANQLTDLGYFGNIDIEFFGREEITNLWVSTYETVSSELEMFSNAALPKIHGIDEAYLAVVKAKDLVDSLLINEDGNLRAHVFQENVRAFLGIENPVNESIARTLDEINQSTRFPVLNNGITIVSPDVRVQGSVLHLENFQIVNGCQTSNVLFECRENLNDSVMVNLKVVETSNEDVFADLVRATNSQSKVDETQFLSLRPIVKRVEEYFNSFEGQDGRLYFERRDRQYVGRDIPAVRTFNVNVAAKAVASMFFERPDLAYRYPKQMYEQLGDQIFSDDTKESVFYAACLSLYRLHLLVASADIPQNMRKYKWHILVLVRAIVAGKDVPKLNSRKVEAYTKKLISAFSKRGSSVLDPFNEAIGIIQSFENLTDDRLKRQAVLEEMLAKVS; this is encoded by the coding sequence ATGCATAGAATAACCAAGACCCATCTTGAAAGCTTTGTTAATAGTCATGGGTTTGAGCAGTTGGATGAATCTAAACAGTTTGAGTTATTCGTGAATTACTCAGTATTAGCTGGCAGGCTAGTCAATACTTATGAACTTGACGATGTTACTTCTAGCGAGACGGATGATGGAATCGATGGCGTGGCTATCATAATAGATGAAGAGCTGGTTATCTCCTCAGAAGACGCTGAGGCGTGTTTTAGCTCTGGGAGAAAGAACCATGATGTTGAAGTTGTTTTTATTCAGGCCAAAACTAGCGAAGGTTATGATTTAGGCGACTTCCTGAAATTTAAAGAGGCAATTCTTAGATTCACAGCCTCTGACAATTATAAATCGAATGATACAGTGCAAAATAATGCACGTGAAATATTTGACGTTATTTTGAGTAACGTCCCAAAGATAAGAGGCGGTAAGCCGAATCTAACCGCCAGATTCGTCACTACAGGGATATATAGGAAGCCCGAAGCATTAGAAAATGCAAAAAACGATTTCGCGAATCAATTGACCGATCTTGGCTATTTTGGAAATATTGACATTGAGTTCTTTGGGCGTGAAGAGATAACTAACCTTTGGGTTAGTACTTATGAGACCGTCAGCTCGGAACTCGAAATGTTTAGTAATGCCGCACTTCCAAAGATTCATGGGATAGATGAGGCGTACCTTGCAGTTGTCAAGGCTAAGGATCTCGTGGATAGCCTTCTTATAAATGAGGACGGAAACCTTAGAGCGCATGTTTTTCAGGAGAATGTCAGAGCATTTCTGGGCATTGAAAATCCAGTAAATGAATCAATAGCCAGAACTCTCGATGAGATAAACCAATCGACTAGATTTCCTGTTCTAAACAATGGAATTACAATTGTGAGTCCTGACGTGAGAGTCCAAGGAAGCGTTCTTCATCTAGAGAATTTCCAGATTGTAAATGGCTGTCAGACCTCAAATGTGCTGTTTGAGTGCAGGGAGAACCTAAACGATTCAGTGATGGTAAACCTGAAGGTGGTCGAGACCTCGAATGAAGATGTTTTCGCGGACTTAGTCCGGGCGACAAACAGCCAATCAAAAGTTGATGAAACACAATTTTTATCACTTCGCCCGATAGTAAAAAGGGTCGAAGAATACTTCAATTCTTTCGAAGGACAGGACGGGCGGCTGTATTTCGAACGCCGTGATAGGCAATATGTAGGTCGTGATATACCTGCTGTGCGAACTTTCAATGTAAATGTTGCAGCAAAAGCTGTTGCCTCGATGTTCTTTGAGCGCCCCGACCTTGCCTATCGTTATCCAAAGCAAATGTACGAGCAGCTAGGTGATCAGATTTTCTCTGATGATACTAAAGAGTCGGTTTTCTATGCGGCATGTCTTTCTCTCTACCGATTGCATTTGCTAGTGGCTAGCGCAGATATACCTCAAAATATGCGTAAGTATAAGTGGCATATTCTTGTTCTAGTTAGAGCGATCGTTGCAGGAAAAGACGTTCCAAAACTTAATTCCAGAAAGGTGGAAGCATACACAAAGAAGTTAATTTCTGCCTTTTCTAAACGCGGATCATCAGTGCTAGACCCATTTAACGAAGCAATTGGTATTATCCAGTCTTTTGAAAACCTTACAGATGACCGATTGAAACGTCAGGCAGTATTAGAGGAGATGTTGGCGAAGGTGAGCTAA
- a CDS encoding IS3 family transposase (programmed frameshift) has protein sequence MSKKRQQYSASFKSKVALAALKGDQTTSEIAARFQIHPTMVSTWKRELLENAPDLFEGKKKAGKPSNEPNTDELYREIGRLTVERGFFIAQARSVSRRRRLAMIERDHPDISMTCQCELLKLSRSSVYYRPRQQRQKDLNLMYLLDQQHLETPYYGSRKMRAFLQRQGYQVNRKRVQRLMRTMGLQAVYPRPRTSIPGEGHKVYPYLLKGRRIDRPNQVWAADITYAPLARGFMCLVAIMDWHTRKVLSWRVSNTLDADFCVDALEEALQRHGTPEIFNTDQGVQFTSEAFTDVLKHHGIRISMDGKGCYHDNIFVERLWRSVKHECIYLTAFEDGRHLRQALNRYFRHYNQERFHQSHDYQTPDEVYYQPSVTLAA, from the exons ATGAGCAAGAAACGCCAACAGTACAGCGCTTCATTCAAGTCCAAGGTTGCCCTGGCCGCTCTCAAGGGTGACCAGACCACTTCCGAGATCGCCGCCCGTTTCCAGATCCATCCGACCATGGTCAGCACCTGGAAACGCGAGCTGCTGGAAAATGCCCCTGACCTCTTCGAAGGCAAGAAGAAGGCTGGCAAGCCGTCCAACGAGCCCAACACCGATGAACTCTATCGCGAGATCGGCCGGTTGACGGTGGAACGCG GATTTTTTATCGCGCAAGCTCGATCAGTAAGTCGTCGACGCCGGTTGGCGATGATCGAGCGCGACCACCCTGATATCAGCATGACGTGCCAATGTGAATTGCTCAAATTGAGCCGCTCATCGGTGTACTACCGTCCTCGGCAACAGCGTCAGAAGGATTTGAATCTCATGTATCTACTTGATCAGCAACATCTGGAAACGCCGTATTACGGGTCTCGCAAAATGCGGGCGTTCCTGCAGCGCCAGGGCTATCAGGTAAACCGCAAGCGAGTCCAGCGACTGATGCGCACCATGGGCCTGCAGGCGGTATACCCGCGTCCGAGAACCAGCATTCCCGGCGAGGGGCACAAGGTTTATCCCTACCTGCTCAAAGGGCGCCGGATCGACCGGCCCAACCAGGTGTGGGCCGCCGATATCACGTATGCGCCGCTGGCCCGGGGCTTCATGTGCCTGGTGGCCATCATGGACTGGCACACTCGCAAGGTGCTGTCCTGGCGCGTCTCGAACACCCTGGACGCTGACTTCTGCGTTGATGCTCTGGAGGAGGCCCTGCAACGTCATGGAACGCCGGAAATCTTCAACACGGATCAGGGTGTCCAGTTCACCAGTGAAGCCTTCACCGATGTTCTCAAGCATCATGGCATCCGGATCAGCATGGACGGCAAGGGCTGCTACCATGACAATATCTTCGTGGAACGCCTCTGGCGCAGTGTCAAACATGAGTGCATCTACCTCACCGCCTTCGAGGATGGGCGACACTTGAGACAGGCGCTTAACCGGTACTTCCGGCACTACAATCAGGAGCGGTTCCATCAGAGCCATGATTATCAAACACCCGACGAGGTGTATTACCAGCCATCCGTGACCCTGGCAGCTTGA